One Panicum virgatum strain AP13 chromosome 3N, P.virgatum_v5, whole genome shotgun sequence DNA segment encodes these proteins:
- the LOC120667230 gene encoding villin-1-like isoform X3, protein MKGVDDAFLGVGDKPGLDIWCIVGSSLAPLAKSQHGKFYARNCYIILNTAELKTGVRRHDVHYWVGEEAKEEDCLMASDKAVELDAALGSNTVQHRETQGEESDKFLSYFRPCIIPVHSHSPSHMEGSRNKSSQTTMFSCEGEHVARVTEVVFSRSSLDHKGVFIVDTASKIFVFSGCNSSVQTRAKALDVVRHLKENRHSGRCEIAAIEDGKLVGDSDAGEFWNLFGGYAPIPRDLLEAVSMNMPLEKLFWINKRTLVPMEAHLLDREILNSDRSYILDCSTEIFLWMGMTTLVSERKTSVTALEHWPKIVEMKLYDAGREKVAGLMPNHYAAIFKHHGYDVTEIPEHEPQQLISCNGSLKVWLVDCGCTTLLSTEEQEKLYTGDCYIVQYSYVEDGKDYHLFFAWYGKNSIKEDSVATASLMSSLANSVKGHPVVAQVFDGREPELFFSIFKSLIIFKGGRSAAYKNHVVQKSDRNGCHQKDEVALFHVQALRHDCVQAIQVDLVATSLNSSHCYILQDHSSFFIWLGSLSSPSDHNMLDRMMNKLCPFKQSLLVREGSEPDDFWKVLGGRSEYSKEKRVKGWPADRHLYACRFEQGLLKVKEVFSFCQDDLATEETLVLDCNNEIYVWVGLHSDVTSKEQALNIGKMFLQDGILHDRRSIETTVYIITEGDEPAFFTDFFKWDSSKQSSMVGNSFERKLALLKGLSPKLETPDRSMRRPSLRRPGVSSETSTPEHQQQRPTAARRAFGSASAGRFARERSPAAAPTASPSTPSPRSRSSSSTSTPTAVARQLFPASLHASEAVHALSNSTSRRR, encoded by the exons ATGAAGGGCGTCGACGATGCGTTCCTCGGCGTCGGTGACAAGCC AGGGTTGGACATTTGGTGCATTGTGGGGAGCAGTCTGGCCCCACTTGCAAAATCCCAGCACGGCAAGTTCTACGCCAGGAATTGCTACATCATTCTGAAT ACAGCTGAGCTGAAAACCGGGGTTCGCCGCCACGACGTGCATTACTGGGTTGGGGAGGAGGCAAAAGAG GAAGATTGTCTCATGGCCTCAGACAAGGCTGTCGAGTTGGATGCGGCACTGGGCTCCAACACGGTCCAGCACAGGGAAACACAGGGTGAAGAATCTGACAAGTTCTTGTCGTACTTCAGACCGTGCATTATCCCGGTACACTCCCACTCCCCTTCACACATGGAAGGATCCAGGAATAAATCCAGCCAGACAACGATGTTTAGTTGTGAAGGAGAGCATGTTGCTCGTGTCACTGAA GTGGTGTTTTCACGCTCCTCTCTCGATCACAAAGGGGTGTTTATAGTGGACACGGCATCAAAGATCTTTGTTTTTAGTGGCTGTAACTCAAGTGTTCAGACAAGGGCTAAAGCATTGGATGTTGTTAGACATCTGAAAGAAAACCGACACTCTGGCAGATGTGAAATTGCAGCGATAG AGGATGGGAAGCTTGTTGGTGACTCTGATGCTGGCGAATTTTGGAACCTATTTGGAGGTTATGCACCTATACCTCGGGACTTGCTAGAAGCAGTCTCGATGAACATGCCATTGGAGAAACTTTTTTG GATTAACAAGAGAACCCTTGTTCCCATGGAGGCACATTTGTTGGACAGAGAAATACTAAACTCAGACAGAAGTTATATACTGGACTGCAGCACTGAAATATTCCTATGGATGGGGATGACAACACTGGTTTCAGAGAGGAAAACGTCAGTTACTGCCTTAGAA CATTGGCCCAAAATTGTTGAAATGAAGTTATATGATGCTGGGCGAGAGAAAGTGGCAG GTCTTATGCCGAATCATTATGCAGCTATTTTCAAGCATCATGGCTACGATGTCACAGAAATTCCAGAGCATGAACCTCAGCAGCTCATCAGTTGTAATGGCAGTCTGAAA GTTTGGCTGGTGGACTGTGGTTGTACAACCCTCCTTAGCACTGAGGAGCAGGAGAAACTGTACACCGGAGACTGTTATATTGTACAGTACAGCTATGTTGAAGATGGAAAAGACTACCATTTGTTCTTTGCTTGGTATGGTAAGAACAGTATAAAG GAAGATAGTGTGGCCACAGCATCACTGATGTCTAGCCTGGCCAATTCAGTCAAAGGGCATCCAGTTGTG GCACAAGTGTTTGACGGCAGAGAACCAGAATTGTTCTTCTCAATCTTCAAGTCGCTGATCATATTCAAG GGGGGCAGGAGTGCTGCATATAAGAATCATGTCGTACAGAAAAGCGATAGAAATGGATGTCATCAGAAGGATGAGGTTGCCCTATTCCATGTTCAAGCGCTCAGACATGATTGCGTGCAAGCCATTCAAGTTGATCTG GTTGCGACTTCACTTAATTCTTCCCACTGTTATATTTTGCAAGATCACAGTTCTTTCTTTATCTGGTTAGGAAGCCTCTCTTCGCCAAGCGACCATAATATGCTTGACAGGATGATGAACAAGTTGTGT CCATTCAAACAGTCCCTGCTAGTCAGAGAAGGATCTGAACCGGATGACTTCTGGAAAGTGTTAGGTGGACGATCGGAGTACTCAAAAGAAAAGCGTGTCAAGGGTTGGCCTGCAGATCGACATCTGTATGCTTGCAGATTTGAACAAG GCTTGCTCAAG GTCAAGGAGGTATTCAGCTTCTGTCAGGATGACCTGGCAACTGAAGAGACATTGGTATTGGACTGCAACAATGAAATATACGTTTGGGTTGGACTCCACTCAGATGTTACATCCAAGGAGCAAGCACTCAATATTGGCAAG ATGTTCCTTCAGGATGGTATTCTTCACGACAGAAGATCAATTGAGACAACAGTGTATATTATCACGGAAGGGGATGAGCCAGCATTTTTTACCGACTTCTTCAAGTGGGACAGTTCAAAGCAATCATCT ATGGTAGGTAACTCATTCGAGAGGAAGCTGGCGCTCCTGAAAGGGTTGTCACCAAAATTAGAG ACACCGGACAGAAGCATGCGCAGGCCGTCGCTGAGGAGGCCTGGGGTATCGTCGGAGACATCCACACcggagcaccagcagcagcgacCGACGGCGGCAAGGAGGGCATTCGGCTCCGCCTCTGCAGGAAGGTTTGCCAGGGAGCGCTCACCAGCTGCAGCACCGACAGCCTCTCCGTCAACCCCGTCGCCCAGGAGCCGCTCCTCGTCCTCGACGTCGACGCCTACCGCGGTGGCACGGCAGCTCTTCCCCGCCTCCCTGCACGCGTCGGAGGCCGTGCACGCGCTCTCCAACAGCACATCTAGACGACGGTGA
- the LOC120667230 gene encoding villin-1-like isoform X1, with translation MKGVDDAFLGVGDKPGLDIWCIVGSSLAPLAKSQHGKFYARNCYIILNTAELKTGVRRHDVHYWVGEEAKEEDCLMASDKAVELDAALGSNTVQHRETQGEESDKFLSYFRPCIIPVHSHSPSHMEGSRNKSSQTTMFSCEGEHVARVTEVVFSRSSLDHKGVFIVDTASKIFVFSGCNSSVQTRAKALDVVRHLKENRHSGRCEIAAIEDGKLVGDSDAGEFWNLFGGYAPIPRDLLEAVSMNMPLEKLFWINKRTLVPMEAHLLDREILNSDRSYILDCSTEIFLWMGMTTLVSERKTSVTALEDYVHSQGRSSAVRTVIMTEGHETDDFKLHFQHWPKIVEMKLYDAGREKVAGLMPNHYAAIFKHHGYDVTEIPEHEPQQLISCNGSLKVWLVDCGCTTLLSTEEQEKLYTGDCYIVQYSYVEDGKDYHLFFAWYGKNSIKEDSVATASLMSSLANSVKGHPVVAQVFDGREPELFFSIFKSLIIFKGGRSAAYKNHVVQKSDRNGCHQKDEVALFHVQALRHDCVQAIQVDLVATSLNSSHCYILQDHSSFFIWLGSLSSPSDHNMLDRMMNKLCPFKQSLLVREGSEPDDFWKVLGGRSEYSKEKRVKGWPADRHLYACRFEQGLLKVKEVFSFCQDDLATEETLVLDCNNEIYVWVGLHSDVTSKEQALNIGKMFLQDGILHDRRSIETTVYIITEGDEPAFFTDFFKWDSSKQSSMVGNSFERKLALLKGLSPKLETPDRSMRRPSLRRPGVSSETSTPEHQQQRPTAARRAFGSASAGRFARERSPAAAPTASPSTPSPRSRSSSSTSTPTAVARQLFPASLHASEAVHALSNSTSRRR, from the exons ATGAAGGGCGTCGACGATGCGTTCCTCGGCGTCGGTGACAAGCC AGGGTTGGACATTTGGTGCATTGTGGGGAGCAGTCTGGCCCCACTTGCAAAATCCCAGCACGGCAAGTTCTACGCCAGGAATTGCTACATCATTCTGAAT ACAGCTGAGCTGAAAACCGGGGTTCGCCGCCACGACGTGCATTACTGGGTTGGGGAGGAGGCAAAAGAG GAAGATTGTCTCATGGCCTCAGACAAGGCTGTCGAGTTGGATGCGGCACTGGGCTCCAACACGGTCCAGCACAGGGAAACACAGGGTGAAGAATCTGACAAGTTCTTGTCGTACTTCAGACCGTGCATTATCCCGGTACACTCCCACTCCCCTTCACACATGGAAGGATCCAGGAATAAATCCAGCCAGACAACGATGTTTAGTTGTGAAGGAGAGCATGTTGCTCGTGTCACTGAA GTGGTGTTTTCACGCTCCTCTCTCGATCACAAAGGGGTGTTTATAGTGGACACGGCATCAAAGATCTTTGTTTTTAGTGGCTGTAACTCAAGTGTTCAGACAAGGGCTAAAGCATTGGATGTTGTTAGACATCTGAAAGAAAACCGACACTCTGGCAGATGTGAAATTGCAGCGATAG AGGATGGGAAGCTTGTTGGTGACTCTGATGCTGGCGAATTTTGGAACCTATTTGGAGGTTATGCACCTATACCTCGGGACTTGCTAGAAGCAGTCTCGATGAACATGCCATTGGAGAAACTTTTTTG GATTAACAAGAGAACCCTTGTTCCCATGGAGGCACATTTGTTGGACAGAGAAATACTAAACTCAGACAGAAGTTATATACTGGACTGCAGCACTGAAATATTCCTATGGATGGGGATGACAACACTGGTTTCAGAGAGGAAAACGTCAGTTACTGCCTTAGAA GATTATGTGCATTCCCAAGGCAGATCATCGGCCGTTCGTACAGTTATAATGACAGAAGGTCACGAAACTGACGACTTTAAGCTTCATTTTCAGCATTGGCCCAAAATTGTTGAAATGAAGTTATATGATGCTGGGCGAGAGAAAGTGGCAG GTCTTATGCCGAATCATTATGCAGCTATTTTCAAGCATCATGGCTACGATGTCACAGAAATTCCAGAGCATGAACCTCAGCAGCTCATCAGTTGTAATGGCAGTCTGAAA GTTTGGCTGGTGGACTGTGGTTGTACAACCCTCCTTAGCACTGAGGAGCAGGAGAAACTGTACACCGGAGACTGTTATATTGTACAGTACAGCTATGTTGAAGATGGAAAAGACTACCATTTGTTCTTTGCTTGGTATGGTAAGAACAGTATAAAG GAAGATAGTGTGGCCACAGCATCACTGATGTCTAGCCTGGCCAATTCAGTCAAAGGGCATCCAGTTGTG GCACAAGTGTTTGACGGCAGAGAACCAGAATTGTTCTTCTCAATCTTCAAGTCGCTGATCATATTCAAG GGGGGCAGGAGTGCTGCATATAAGAATCATGTCGTACAGAAAAGCGATAGAAATGGATGTCATCAGAAGGATGAGGTTGCCCTATTCCATGTTCAAGCGCTCAGACATGATTGCGTGCAAGCCATTCAAGTTGATCTG GTTGCGACTTCACTTAATTCTTCCCACTGTTATATTTTGCAAGATCACAGTTCTTTCTTTATCTGGTTAGGAAGCCTCTCTTCGCCAAGCGACCATAATATGCTTGACAGGATGATGAACAAGTTGTGT CCATTCAAACAGTCCCTGCTAGTCAGAGAAGGATCTGAACCGGATGACTTCTGGAAAGTGTTAGGTGGACGATCGGAGTACTCAAAAGAAAAGCGTGTCAAGGGTTGGCCTGCAGATCGACATCTGTATGCTTGCAGATTTGAACAAG GCTTGCTCAAG GTCAAGGAGGTATTCAGCTTCTGTCAGGATGACCTGGCAACTGAAGAGACATTGGTATTGGACTGCAACAATGAAATATACGTTTGGGTTGGACTCCACTCAGATGTTACATCCAAGGAGCAAGCACTCAATATTGGCAAG ATGTTCCTTCAGGATGGTATTCTTCACGACAGAAGATCAATTGAGACAACAGTGTATATTATCACGGAAGGGGATGAGCCAGCATTTTTTACCGACTTCTTCAAGTGGGACAGTTCAAAGCAATCATCT ATGGTAGGTAACTCATTCGAGAGGAAGCTGGCGCTCCTGAAAGGGTTGTCACCAAAATTAGAG ACACCGGACAGAAGCATGCGCAGGCCGTCGCTGAGGAGGCCTGGGGTATCGTCGGAGACATCCACACcggagcaccagcagcagcgacCGACGGCGGCAAGGAGGGCATTCGGCTCCGCCTCTGCAGGAAGGTTTGCCAGGGAGCGCTCACCAGCTGCAGCACCGACAGCCTCTCCGTCAACCCCGTCGCCCAGGAGCCGCTCCTCGTCCTCGACGTCGACGCCTACCGCGGTGGCACGGCAGCTCTTCCCCGCCTCCCTGCACGCGTCGGAGGCCGTGCACGCGCTCTCCAACAGCACATCTAGACGACGGTGA
- the LOC120667230 gene encoding villin-1-like isoform X4, protein MKGVDDAFLGVGDKPGLDIWCIVGSSLAPLAKSQHGKFYARNCYIILNTAELKTGVRRHDVHYWVGEEAKEEDCLMASDKAVELDAALGSNTVQHRETQGEESDKFLSYFRPCIIPVHSHSPSHMEGSRNKSSQTTMFSCEGEHVARVTEVVFSRSSLDHKGVFIVDTASKIFVFSGCNSSVQTRAKALDVVRHLKENRHSGRCEIAAIEDGKLVGDSDAGEFWNLFGGYAPIPRDLLEAVSMNMPLEKLFWINKRTLVPMEAHLLDREILNSDRSYILDCSTEIFLWMGMTTLVSERKTSVTALEHWPKIVEMKLYDAGREKVAAIFKHHGYDVTEIPEHEPQQLISCNGSLKVWLVDCGCTTLLSTEEQEKLYTGDCYIVQYSYVEDGKDYHLFFAWYGKNSIKEDSVATASLMSSLANSVKGHPVVAQVFDGREPELFFSIFKSLIIFKGGRSAAYKNHVVQKSDRNGCHQKDEVALFHVQALRHDCVQAIQVDLVATSLNSSHCYILQDHSSFFIWLGSLSSPSDHNMLDRMMNKLCPFKQSLLVREGSEPDDFWKVLGGRSEYSKEKRVKGWPADRHLYACRFEQGLLKVKEVFSFCQDDLATEETLVLDCNNEIYVWVGLHSDVTSKEQALNIGKMFLQDGILHDRRSIETTVYIITEGDEPAFFTDFFKWDSSKQSSMVGNSFERKLALLKGLSPKLETPDRSMRRPSLRRPGVSSETSTPEHQQQRPTAARRAFGSASAGRFARERSPAAAPTASPSTPSPRSRSSSSTSTPTAVARQLFPASLHASEAVHALSNSTSRRR, encoded by the exons ATGAAGGGCGTCGACGATGCGTTCCTCGGCGTCGGTGACAAGCC AGGGTTGGACATTTGGTGCATTGTGGGGAGCAGTCTGGCCCCACTTGCAAAATCCCAGCACGGCAAGTTCTACGCCAGGAATTGCTACATCATTCTGAAT ACAGCTGAGCTGAAAACCGGGGTTCGCCGCCACGACGTGCATTACTGGGTTGGGGAGGAGGCAAAAGAG GAAGATTGTCTCATGGCCTCAGACAAGGCTGTCGAGTTGGATGCGGCACTGGGCTCCAACACGGTCCAGCACAGGGAAACACAGGGTGAAGAATCTGACAAGTTCTTGTCGTACTTCAGACCGTGCATTATCCCGGTACACTCCCACTCCCCTTCACACATGGAAGGATCCAGGAATAAATCCAGCCAGACAACGATGTTTAGTTGTGAAGGAGAGCATGTTGCTCGTGTCACTGAA GTGGTGTTTTCACGCTCCTCTCTCGATCACAAAGGGGTGTTTATAGTGGACACGGCATCAAAGATCTTTGTTTTTAGTGGCTGTAACTCAAGTGTTCAGACAAGGGCTAAAGCATTGGATGTTGTTAGACATCTGAAAGAAAACCGACACTCTGGCAGATGTGAAATTGCAGCGATAG AGGATGGGAAGCTTGTTGGTGACTCTGATGCTGGCGAATTTTGGAACCTATTTGGAGGTTATGCACCTATACCTCGGGACTTGCTAGAAGCAGTCTCGATGAACATGCCATTGGAGAAACTTTTTTG GATTAACAAGAGAACCCTTGTTCCCATGGAGGCACATTTGTTGGACAGAGAAATACTAAACTCAGACAGAAGTTATATACTGGACTGCAGCACTGAAATATTCCTATGGATGGGGATGACAACACTGGTTTCAGAGAGGAAAACGTCAGTTACTGCCTTAGAA CATTGGCCCAAAATTGTTGAAATGAAGTTATATGATGCTGGGCGAGAGAAAGTGGCAG CTATTTTCAAGCATCATGGCTACGATGTCACAGAAATTCCAGAGCATGAACCTCAGCAGCTCATCAGTTGTAATGGCAGTCTGAAA GTTTGGCTGGTGGACTGTGGTTGTACAACCCTCCTTAGCACTGAGGAGCAGGAGAAACTGTACACCGGAGACTGTTATATTGTACAGTACAGCTATGTTGAAGATGGAAAAGACTACCATTTGTTCTTTGCTTGGTATGGTAAGAACAGTATAAAG GAAGATAGTGTGGCCACAGCATCACTGATGTCTAGCCTGGCCAATTCAGTCAAAGGGCATCCAGTTGTG GCACAAGTGTTTGACGGCAGAGAACCAGAATTGTTCTTCTCAATCTTCAAGTCGCTGATCATATTCAAG GGGGGCAGGAGTGCTGCATATAAGAATCATGTCGTACAGAAAAGCGATAGAAATGGATGTCATCAGAAGGATGAGGTTGCCCTATTCCATGTTCAAGCGCTCAGACATGATTGCGTGCAAGCCATTCAAGTTGATCTG GTTGCGACTTCACTTAATTCTTCCCACTGTTATATTTTGCAAGATCACAGTTCTTTCTTTATCTGGTTAGGAAGCCTCTCTTCGCCAAGCGACCATAATATGCTTGACAGGATGATGAACAAGTTGTGT CCATTCAAACAGTCCCTGCTAGTCAGAGAAGGATCTGAACCGGATGACTTCTGGAAAGTGTTAGGTGGACGATCGGAGTACTCAAAAGAAAAGCGTGTCAAGGGTTGGCCTGCAGATCGACATCTGTATGCTTGCAGATTTGAACAAG GCTTGCTCAAG GTCAAGGAGGTATTCAGCTTCTGTCAGGATGACCTGGCAACTGAAGAGACATTGGTATTGGACTGCAACAATGAAATATACGTTTGGGTTGGACTCCACTCAGATGTTACATCCAAGGAGCAAGCACTCAATATTGGCAAG ATGTTCCTTCAGGATGGTATTCTTCACGACAGAAGATCAATTGAGACAACAGTGTATATTATCACGGAAGGGGATGAGCCAGCATTTTTTACCGACTTCTTCAAGTGGGACAGTTCAAAGCAATCATCT ATGGTAGGTAACTCATTCGAGAGGAAGCTGGCGCTCCTGAAAGGGTTGTCACCAAAATTAGAG ACACCGGACAGAAGCATGCGCAGGCCGTCGCTGAGGAGGCCTGGGGTATCGTCGGAGACATCCACACcggagcaccagcagcagcgacCGACGGCGGCAAGGAGGGCATTCGGCTCCGCCTCTGCAGGAAGGTTTGCCAGGGAGCGCTCACCAGCTGCAGCACCGACAGCCTCTCCGTCAACCCCGTCGCCCAGGAGCCGCTCCTCGTCCTCGACGTCGACGCCTACCGCGGTGGCACGGCAGCTCTTCCCCGCCTCCCTGCACGCGTCGGAGGCCGTGCACGCGCTCTCCAACAGCACATCTAGACGACGGTGA
- the LOC120667230 gene encoding villin-1-like isoform X2 has protein sequence MKGVDDAFLGVGDKPGLDIWCIVGSSLAPLAKSQHGKFYARNCYIILNTAELKTGVRRHDVHYWVGEEAKEEDCLMASDKAVELDAALGSNTVQHRETQGEESDKFLSYFRPCIIPVHSHSPSHMEGSRNKSSQTTMFSCEGEHVARVTEVVFSRSSLDHKGVFIVDTASKIFVFSGCNSSVQTRAKALDVVRHLKENRHSGRCEIAAIEDGKLVGDSDAGEFWNLFGGYAPIPRDLLEAVSMNMPLEKLFWINKRTLVPMEAHLLDREILNSDRSYILDCSTEIFLWMGMTTLVSERKTSVTALEDYVHSQGRSSAVRTVIMTEGHETDDFKLHFQHWPKIVEMKLYDAGREKVAAIFKHHGYDVTEIPEHEPQQLISCNGSLKVWLVDCGCTTLLSTEEQEKLYTGDCYIVQYSYVEDGKDYHLFFAWYGKNSIKEDSVATASLMSSLANSVKGHPVVAQVFDGREPELFFSIFKSLIIFKGGRSAAYKNHVVQKSDRNGCHQKDEVALFHVQALRHDCVQAIQVDLVATSLNSSHCYILQDHSSFFIWLGSLSSPSDHNMLDRMMNKLCPFKQSLLVREGSEPDDFWKVLGGRSEYSKEKRVKGWPADRHLYACRFEQGLLKVKEVFSFCQDDLATEETLVLDCNNEIYVWVGLHSDVTSKEQALNIGKMFLQDGILHDRRSIETTVYIITEGDEPAFFTDFFKWDSSKQSSMVGNSFERKLALLKGLSPKLETPDRSMRRPSLRRPGVSSETSTPEHQQQRPTAARRAFGSASAGRFARERSPAAAPTASPSTPSPRSRSSSSTSTPTAVARQLFPASLHASEAVHALSNSTSRRR, from the exons ATGAAGGGCGTCGACGATGCGTTCCTCGGCGTCGGTGACAAGCC AGGGTTGGACATTTGGTGCATTGTGGGGAGCAGTCTGGCCCCACTTGCAAAATCCCAGCACGGCAAGTTCTACGCCAGGAATTGCTACATCATTCTGAAT ACAGCTGAGCTGAAAACCGGGGTTCGCCGCCACGACGTGCATTACTGGGTTGGGGAGGAGGCAAAAGAG GAAGATTGTCTCATGGCCTCAGACAAGGCTGTCGAGTTGGATGCGGCACTGGGCTCCAACACGGTCCAGCACAGGGAAACACAGGGTGAAGAATCTGACAAGTTCTTGTCGTACTTCAGACCGTGCATTATCCCGGTACACTCCCACTCCCCTTCACACATGGAAGGATCCAGGAATAAATCCAGCCAGACAACGATGTTTAGTTGTGAAGGAGAGCATGTTGCTCGTGTCACTGAA GTGGTGTTTTCACGCTCCTCTCTCGATCACAAAGGGGTGTTTATAGTGGACACGGCATCAAAGATCTTTGTTTTTAGTGGCTGTAACTCAAGTGTTCAGACAAGGGCTAAAGCATTGGATGTTGTTAGACATCTGAAAGAAAACCGACACTCTGGCAGATGTGAAATTGCAGCGATAG AGGATGGGAAGCTTGTTGGTGACTCTGATGCTGGCGAATTTTGGAACCTATTTGGAGGTTATGCACCTATACCTCGGGACTTGCTAGAAGCAGTCTCGATGAACATGCCATTGGAGAAACTTTTTTG GATTAACAAGAGAACCCTTGTTCCCATGGAGGCACATTTGTTGGACAGAGAAATACTAAACTCAGACAGAAGTTATATACTGGACTGCAGCACTGAAATATTCCTATGGATGGGGATGACAACACTGGTTTCAGAGAGGAAAACGTCAGTTACTGCCTTAGAA GATTATGTGCATTCCCAAGGCAGATCATCGGCCGTTCGTACAGTTATAATGACAGAAGGTCACGAAACTGACGACTTTAAGCTTCATTTTCAGCATTGGCCCAAAATTGTTGAAATGAAGTTATATGATGCTGGGCGAGAGAAAGTGGCAG CTATTTTCAAGCATCATGGCTACGATGTCACAGAAATTCCAGAGCATGAACCTCAGCAGCTCATCAGTTGTAATGGCAGTCTGAAA GTTTGGCTGGTGGACTGTGGTTGTACAACCCTCCTTAGCACTGAGGAGCAGGAGAAACTGTACACCGGAGACTGTTATATTGTACAGTACAGCTATGTTGAAGATGGAAAAGACTACCATTTGTTCTTTGCTTGGTATGGTAAGAACAGTATAAAG GAAGATAGTGTGGCCACAGCATCACTGATGTCTAGCCTGGCCAATTCAGTCAAAGGGCATCCAGTTGTG GCACAAGTGTTTGACGGCAGAGAACCAGAATTGTTCTTCTCAATCTTCAAGTCGCTGATCATATTCAAG GGGGGCAGGAGTGCTGCATATAAGAATCATGTCGTACAGAAAAGCGATAGAAATGGATGTCATCAGAAGGATGAGGTTGCCCTATTCCATGTTCAAGCGCTCAGACATGATTGCGTGCAAGCCATTCAAGTTGATCTG GTTGCGACTTCACTTAATTCTTCCCACTGTTATATTTTGCAAGATCACAGTTCTTTCTTTATCTGGTTAGGAAGCCTCTCTTCGCCAAGCGACCATAATATGCTTGACAGGATGATGAACAAGTTGTGT CCATTCAAACAGTCCCTGCTAGTCAGAGAAGGATCTGAACCGGATGACTTCTGGAAAGTGTTAGGTGGACGATCGGAGTACTCAAAAGAAAAGCGTGTCAAGGGTTGGCCTGCAGATCGACATCTGTATGCTTGCAGATTTGAACAAG GCTTGCTCAAG GTCAAGGAGGTATTCAGCTTCTGTCAGGATGACCTGGCAACTGAAGAGACATTGGTATTGGACTGCAACAATGAAATATACGTTTGGGTTGGACTCCACTCAGATGTTACATCCAAGGAGCAAGCACTCAATATTGGCAAG ATGTTCCTTCAGGATGGTATTCTTCACGACAGAAGATCAATTGAGACAACAGTGTATATTATCACGGAAGGGGATGAGCCAGCATTTTTTACCGACTTCTTCAAGTGGGACAGTTCAAAGCAATCATCT ATGGTAGGTAACTCATTCGAGAGGAAGCTGGCGCTCCTGAAAGGGTTGTCACCAAAATTAGAG ACACCGGACAGAAGCATGCGCAGGCCGTCGCTGAGGAGGCCTGGGGTATCGTCGGAGACATCCACACcggagcaccagcagcagcgacCGACGGCGGCAAGGAGGGCATTCGGCTCCGCCTCTGCAGGAAGGTTTGCCAGGGAGCGCTCACCAGCTGCAGCACCGACAGCCTCTCCGTCAACCCCGTCGCCCAGGAGCCGCTCCTCGTCCTCGACGTCGACGCCTACCGCGGTGGCACGGCAGCTCTTCCCCGCCTCCCTGCACGCGTCGGAGGCCGTGCACGCGCTCTCCAACAGCACATCTAGACGACGGTGA